The Neodiprion pinetum isolate iyNeoPine1 chromosome 5, iyNeoPine1.2, whole genome shotgun sequence genome segment ttttcaaaatccacCCACTTTTTCAACCATCTACtcatatacctatacgtatactcCGTTAATTGAGCCTAAATTTAGACACGCTACCTTGCCTGACGGTGATTGGTGCGGCAAAGAACCAGAATTTGAGAGGATGCTCAAAGATGCAGTTGCCTTGGTGACGATTGCTTCTCTGATGGTAGTTTCTGGTTCCAAATTGctctgaaatgaaattttgttcgttcTGCAATCCTTATTTTTGCATTGCTTAGGACGAACTTTACTCAGTGTGATTAACGCGTCTTCACCTGTTGATTGTAATTGGATTGATGGTGAAGGTTTCTTGCGTGCCTGGCGAGGTTGCGAAGTTCCTTAGGGTAGGGAGTCGGTGCACGATGGAGCTGCCTAGGACCTTCGGATTCCACTTCGGCTGCAAAGCATATTCTGCGCCCCGATCCTGGAACCGTTCCTGCGAGTGGCCCAACCGGTTGTTCCATTTCTGAAATGATTTTATTGGAATATACAACTGCGCAAAAATGCGACACATAAAAACGCTCTTAAAATTCGATGGAGATTGACGTTTGAAGTTTCGAAATAGTAGGATAATTGAAGACAAATATTCATGTACAATTAGCAACATTCTCTCACCATTTCATtccttttcttcctcttcgtcaTCGACTAGCCGCATAACAAGTAAAAATAGTGCAAAAATGGAGGAAAATTGAtgttccaaatatttttaaagtaatgattgattgatttaCTAACGTTCGATATCCTGTCGTGGTTTTTGAGGCAGCATGAAGCAGCTGAGAACCATAATGTCCTCTTCGCAGTTGAATTCTTGTTGCAAGGGAACAAGGGGCTGGCTTTGATTGTCGCTGAGCCACAAGGCTTTTAAGCAATTCAAATTCAGCATTGAGACAggtaaaaatttaatgcaaTTGTTGACTAAATTTAAAACTCTCAACGATGCCAAGTGACCGAGCTCCGGTGGTATCTTGGATAAATTGTTGGATCTCAAGGAGAGGAGAGACAATGCCGAACAGCTGCCGATCTCAGGTGGTAAAGATCTGAGGTAATTATTGTCAGCATTCAAGCAGTGGAGCTTTCTTAAAAGGCCTATCGAAGGTGGCAAGTATTCTAAAAAGTTTTTCGTCACTATCAGCTCTTCCAAGCTAGACATTTGACCAATTTCATCCGGCAAAGCGTTCAATTGATTATCATCAATTTTAAGAGTAACTACGGTCTGTAGGTAGCAGAGAGAATCCGGCAGCTGATAAATCTCGTTGGAGGAAAGATTCATGATCGATATATCACGCCACCCTTGAATTTCCGACGGCATTAAGTGCACAGCATTCATCGTACAGTCAAAATGATTCAGTCTGACTAGCTGCTCTATGTTTGTTGGGATTCTACGTATGTCGTTACCATCTATCCAAAGTTCGGTCAGGTTTATCAAGTCCCCAACAACTTCAGGCTGTAAATAATAAGAAATCACTGATTACCTGAATATTTCGGCTCTTTCAATAATAGAATCATTTAAAgcagtttaaaatttttgcaaaaggaATTTTTTCCAGACTTAGATGCTTCTGCATTTTCGATATTTAATGTAAGTAATCCATGCTTACCAATTCGGTAAAATCATTATTCCCTATATCCAGTCTCTGCAAATTGACAAGACGACTCATACTTTTGGGCAAAGTCATCATGTTGTTTTCTCTGAGCTCGAGGGTCTTCAATGAGGACAGTCTTCCGAAATTCGCTGGTAAATACTCGATGTAAGCATCGTTTAAGTATAGCTCTCGTAGCCCAACGATATGTGTGATGGCATCAGGAAATCGTTCAAACGGGTTCACGCTAATATCGATAGATCGTAAATTTTTGCATTCCTTAATACTGTCCGGAAGCTCCTTTATCGCTAAaacacaattttcaattcaaaccaAGGAATCAGAAGTCGTTAAGTGTTTAAATTATCTTCTCAATGCTAATACTCTTCAAATCTCCTCTTATCTCATCCGATTctgatgaataaaattgaataggAGACTAACTGTTTTTGCTCAGGTCCAAATGTTCCAAATTTATTAAAGATGCTATCGCCGGTGGCAGCGTACCAACTTCGTTATCACTCAGTGACAATACACGCAGTTCATGGCATTGAAATAATGGTCGTGGAAGGTCCTTGATCTGCAACACCAGATAGAAATAGAATCAAGCTATAGTTTGACAATTTCAGTAACATCATGTTTGTTTCTCCCTTTTTAGCTTGTGAATCGTGAGTCGATGCTTTGAACTTACTCTATTTGCAtcgagaaaaagtttttccaaCGTTCTTTCGTAGATGAATACGTCCGGGGGTACGTCATAGAGGTTGCAGTGGTTTAACTGTAGTTCGCAAATATCTTCTTCCTGAGTTCTCAAGCAGGCAGCGCACTGCCACCAAGCACTACCCATTTCGTTAACACTTCAATAAATCGCATCACGCGTTGTTGAAGTATTCACTCTTTGGTACGATCCTCTTTTGTCAGGATTCAGGGTTCTAGTCAAGAATTAAAAGTTGGATGTTCAGTGCTGCAATCAAGTTGAAATGGTAAATAAATAAGGTATACACGATGCGGTGCTAATCCTTTGAGACGTctcagaatttttattcatcgttaAGATTAACGAATGTCAACAATTTAAATTATCTTGAATGCGATATATAGGAAAAACGAGACATCAATTGAGAAATTAACTCTTTTTTCCGTAATCCAAGATTCTACGTACAAATCGTATACAGACGACGGTATTTTTGGCACTATGAATAATTGTTTGGAGCGTATGGTAAATGCGGTGTATCCAGCAATTCAGTTTGGATGAAGTATAATTGATCAGCAGCTAGTGGAATCAGAGTGCTACTCACACTTGTCGTTACAACATTGATATTGATTTGTAGTACAAGCTTCAGGTgtcgaatgaataaattggCGTCAAACAAACCAAGCGGAACGCACAcactatataatatattggttaaaaaatgGATTTCGATTTATACACGCTCACATAATTTCGTGATTCACATACATTTTAAGTATTAAACTTATGGGGTCTGCCTTGTGTTTATCATCTCACACCGCgctgtaaataattttttgtatgttGCTGCATTTTAGCCTTGATATGCAAGCCCCGAATCGCTGGATGCATACATACGTGCATGTGCTTATGTGTCGCTTAGCTTATTGTTAGTGCACAACTTCACGGTTTTACACACACGTTCTCAACTCcgcggcgggggggggggggggggctcgATTTCGTTGTTCAGCTTAAAGCCGTTAGGATTGCTGCAATCGAGCTAGCGTTCACTGAAAGCCAGCCACAGGTATCACAGGTTGAAACAAGTAAAAGGGCACGACGGGCATGGGGATAATGGCAGCGCCCTACACTTACCGATTCACATATGGGGGTTTAAGATGTTAATTGAGACGGTACGGTAGGAAATTCCTATACCGCCGAGGAACCAAATTTGGCTAGCTGTTTTTACCAATCTTCAGTCACCGGCCACAGCAAGAATTCGCGGTTTTTAACTTGAATCGTATCAACGAACGCACGTGGTGACTATTAACGACATTACTCAGTAATGCAAAATCGATTGAACCATAATCAAACAGATTAATTCTGATGTTCGACAATCCGAAATTCTCAAGAAAATGTAGAGCATGATGCGAAAATCTATCCGAATTAATCAGTGAATATGATCGGAATATTTCTTAAAGTATTGATATAgattcgacgaaaaaaaaaaaaaaagaaatcaatagAAAATGGTGAAATCGCTAAATCTACGTTCGTTAAGCATTGAACTAATTCACTTCcagtgaattgaaatttgtgcAAAACGATACTGTTTATTACAGATTGGATCAGATTCAAATTGcatattaatatttcaaatataacaattaaaCATATATTCTGAACAATATAGCGATTAATTTGGAttgattttcataatttcgaAATGGTAGCAATCAAAATGAATCTGTGTTCATACGACTTCATCTTATTTCATTTACTGAGCACTCTTTTCTCGAACCGCCATTTTCTGCAATAATAAAAcagtaacagaaaaaaaaattccatcacaattttatttcgaatcgGAAATAACACTATCAGAAATACTTAAATATATCAGCACAAACCGAGTAACAATTACAATGAATTAAGCAAAAAATACATGCTATTTAAGTAAGAGCTTCttatttacttttaattattttttttagttcgTAGAcataaaactaattattccTTACTGTAAAATTTAACCGTGTAACGTATTTCTGCAAGATGTGATAATAGATTTAAAACTTCAACGGCAGCAGCGTCGGAACAAGTATACtgcatatacacatattctaattattatgtaaacgaaaaatgaatccaAAAATTTGGACTTAAGTCTGGTTTCTTAATTTCAAGATCGGCCCGTAGCAAAATATTGACCACATTGCGTATGAGATCgcacaatatttataattataattatatttatcggCCCCTATCTAGACCCATATCCGTATAATGCATGCATATTTATACTCGAGTAAGAATTAAATCGATAATAGCACAACACAATCGATAATTCATATATTAGAATCAGGACCCAACATATCGGAAGATGCCACTTATGGCGGCGGAAAATAAACCACTTCAAAAGAGTTCTGGTTAGTTAAAATATTAGAAATGGATACTTTATCATGATATTTCTCACTCCAAATGTATttcaatgtaataaaataactgcctaataaattatatgaatttttacttggCTTAGATGTTCATTGTATTCATCTAGAACAATTGACCGATTAGAGTTTTGTCTGCACCTTGTTGCTTATCTACGCTTATGTGTATGTGGGATCCCAATCGCTTCAGACAATATATATACCGCGCCACAAGAAGTTTTTATCCAAGCCAATTTCTCAAAGGTCGTAAAAACGATTACGCACTTTACGTACGGAACGCAGGCAAAAAAAGACGCGTAACCATACTAGTGTTACATAAAAGATACTTTTCGTGCTTAGAACTGCACGAGTTCGACAGAATGTCGTTACTAATTTCGGTCGTCGATGGACGCCGGAACGGCGGCGGGTTGCAGCGTAGAAATATTCACGGGCCATTTTTTGACGTCCGCACTGTTCTTTGAGCTGTCTGTCGAGCCAGGAGCTGGTGCAACGGGAGTTATTTCAAGCTTTTTTTCAAGTTGACGTCGCTTAAATTCAAGCCCTCCAGCGGCTCCGCCGAGAGCCAGACCCCCAAGTAGAAGGATCCACTTGAAACAGCTGAAACGTACAGATTTCGAATTTGTATCCGATTATTTCGAATGAAGTCATTACAATGATTTGAGTTCTAAGAAATATATCAGACTCGCAGCTACCTGACGCCGGTAAGCACATGAAAGACGAGCATCACTCTCTTTATTAGATCAGGAGTCAGATCCACATTTTCCTCAATCCAGACCAGTGGCAACAACGCGTAGGGAAAATTCTTCATCAACTTAAACTTCGGAATTGGAAATATGAACATGTTTAACTGAATTCTCTGCCGACTTAATACAGGTGTGCCAGTGAACGGTTCAAATTCGACCACCATTTCGTGGTCCTCCTAAATCGTAATAGCTTGTTAATTTTAGATTTTGTCACGCGGCAGTAAAGTGACTAGTTGAAAAAGTGACCAGTATGATAACTCAGACGAATCGAAAAGAAGTCAAACCTTTACGGGATGCAGCCCAGTGACGTTTTTAAGGTAGGACGGATCTCCCAAGTAGAAATGAGGATGCGTCGCAATTATCGGTGTACCTTTGCATGTGTACAAATCAAGCGCCCCCGCCTTCAAGCAATTGTCCGGATTTAAGCAGTAGCACTTCTCCTCGGGAACGGTGCTCTGATCTCCAAGGTCAAACAGATATTGATTCGTCTTAAATCCTGTTGGCAAAAACGACATGAAACTATTGATCCATTGCTATCTTACGATGTTCATTCCAGTTACTACAGTATAAAGTAAATCGACACCGTTCAACGGAACTTTACCTACCCGCCACTTTGGTCGGCTTGGAGAAACGTCCTACCATCTTTCGGCAAAGATCAATACCGAACACAATCATATTCTCATCCTTGTATAACCCTGGGTGAAATACCGTAGTATCGGTACCCTCGAAAGCATTGCACTCATCGCCGTTCCAAACCGTCTGTATCGTCTCGTTCTTGTATTCTACCACGTATCCGATTTTCTTTGGGTCCTTTACTCCTCGAGTGACTTTTACTCTACCCTCCCTAATAGTATCATTGTGCTGGAAATGACATATTCACgtagaagaagtagaagaaaagGCATAACAGGGAGTTTCGTTGGGctcaaatataaaataaacacTCACCTTTCCGAAGAGTGAAAATTTGTACATATCTTCACCAACGACGTGCAAATTCCTCGTGTCGCTTTTCAATATCGCGCATAGCGCAGACCCGGCGAAATCTTTTACCGTACAATCGATCGGTATACCGTTAAACATGATGTCCATGGCTTTCGCCTTCATAAAAATTGAGGTTGGCTTTTTATAAATACTATCCACAGCTTTGGCTGGAATTAGTATCGAACGATTACTAATCTGATTACGCATGATCAAAAGACAAAGTCGAATATCAACGAATTTTTCGTACTAAACGACCGACGTGttcgttatatatatatatatatatgtatacatatttaattcttagaaattaattatcaattgGAACGAAGTTCCTTATCGCTCGTTCACCGTAGGGGCTAGGCGGAAAAAAACGACACCAAAAAACCGACACTTTTTGGCTATAGTGCTCGTTTGCTATAGTGCGCGcgatctccctctctctctctctctctattccaGCGTGTGcgcgcgctctctctctcatttctCAGCGCTTGGGGTGGGAGACGGCAGCAGcggtctctctcactcacagCGCACGACTATACTTcgcccctctttctctctcctacAGCGTACAACTATACTTTGGGCCGCAGCGCGCTCTCTCACAGCGTACGTCTATACTTtgcctctctttctttttatatctttcaaaaacacattcgtacgattttattaccattccttcatatatttgatttttcatttaattattcttcaattaaacgttcttaatttattcaatgagCAGTAATATAGCGTAAGGAACTTCGTTCGTACCGGCTGTCCCATGACAGCTCtcatgttttttgttttttttatacctgcgACGCTGATCATCTGCGGTTTCTCGATCATCGTGACCAATATCGTACTCAATATCGCGAGGTGTGGATATATAAGCTCCTCATTTCCCGTAAGTCCGTTACTTTCTGACGGCTGAAAATACCAAGTGTTTTTGTAGTTGACTTCCACCGTATCAGCCTCTTCGTCGTCCACTAGATTCAGCTTTTCCTTCCACTCGCTTGATTAAAGAAACCGCAGATAAAAATTGAGCATAAGTATAACACTAATATGATATATTTACGGTAttgcggatgaaaaaaattcccatcGTTTGATTGTTTTTAATACGCGGTTGTACGTAAAAGTTCATTACAAACTTACTAGAAAACGTATGGCCCTACTTGCTGCAGGTGCGGTTTTTCCCCGTTCTCGATTCCCTCCGCATTTGTTATATTAAATAGGTAGACCTTGAATACGTAAGGAAATGGAAGTTTTTTCCAGAATTCGCGCATATCTGTACCTTCTACCAGCGCTACTtgctgaaattgaaaattaaacgttATTCAATACTACGTCGAAATTGATTTAAACATGTGGACGTTGTTTGAAATCTGGTTTCAAGAATGCTGGCTTATCACGATGAAAAGCGGAATTTTTTCCGTGGAATATACCGTGTATTTTCGTGGATGCACACCACGAGGTTCGCTCTGAGCAACTCTGCTTTTCATTTGTTAGCAAGCGGCTGATTTGAAACACGGACTTGTTCAGAGTGGACTTGTATCCCGAATTGCCTGTAATTAAGGGTTCCCTGACGCGCATCTACGAAAAGTGTAATTTTGCGATAAATCTACTCTTCGAAAGGTCAAAGGGGAACAAACGACctcaaataacttttgaaagagtagatttatcGGAAAATTATAACGGACTTTTTTGGTGGAGCGTTCAATTCCCCACAAAAATACGTTCTGGTCTTATCAATACCTACACTGATGCGTGGAtgagttataaaatttcaaagttgaaataaaaaaaaattcccatcttaattaaacgggaaatagcaAATCGCGATGATGCACCTCtacatattaatattaagaacTCAAACTTTGACACCattcttttttcgttatttggAACAATGTTTTTGACGTGAGTGTTGAgtgaatgttaaaaaaaaaaacagaacaatCGATTGTTTTTATACAGTCTAGTATATACGATGTATAAAGTGCGGTTAAATTTGTAAACCTGATTGCATATTTCCCGTCGAGAATCCACCGGCCAGAGTTTAATTGTCTCGCAGTTTCGTGACTAATGTATTTTTCTGACCTTGTCCAATAACAGGTTTCTTCCCACAGGACAGTCATTTTGCGAATCACGTACATACATTGATTCATACATATAATCCAGTATTATTATACCGTAGCGACAAGATTTATACTATTACCAAACCATTGATTAAGTAGTTATAAGTGTCATGTGGAGATTGGCAATTACATTTTAATATCATGACACGAGTTGCATCATATATACTTAACAATGCAGTAATATCAAAAGTAACATGACTAGGCTATATTTAGCGGATCGTTCTTCAAGTGATAGATAATTTCGATTACAGGTGAGGAAAACTTTATTtaacgtaaaaatttaataaccACATAGCGAAAAATgagagatttaaaaaaaaggtaaaatttCACTGAAAGACTGGTTAACGttaacgttaaaaaataattacatttgtACTCACCTTACGTAACTGAGACCTAATGAATGGTGGAAAGCTCACCCACGTCAATACAGACACAAAAATCATGACACCTGCGCCAATGCCCAACTTGATTGGTAACCGCATCTTACTGTTGATTTCACTATAAATGCAAACAACAACTTTGTATGCAAGAAAATGATgatcaagaaaaaagaaaattcgaaCAAAACCGGAGCTTGGGTTGGACTTGGGAATAATTCTTATCCCGCGTGAAGCTgtctcatttatttttcagttacCACACAATAAtggtaatttgaaaaatatgagaaatagAAATTTAGAACGTTTTTTTCATATCCAATTTGCTGTGAGATATTCCTGCGgcaaaggaaaataaaattgtcttAAGCTGTTTGGAAATTCTAAAAGAAATAAGTCGTGACGGTAAAATTcgaagaacaaaaagaaaaacctaCAACAATTATTAAACCCGCctcatgtataaatattttattgcataaaatttcaccaaagaAATTTAAAGAACGCAGTAAATCACTGCAAATAGGAAATAGTGGATAAGCCAAATTGAAATTACCTAAGAAAGAACCAAACTAATCTCGCTACAGATCTCGGACGACGCAGAGCGCCTTTGATGGACGCTTGAGGATAAATGGTGAAGAACTGTCAGTAACGACGGGCGTCAAGTAAGTGTTTCACACTTCTCATTCCTCTTTGTCAAACGGAAAAGTAAATTTGTTGCATCGCGCAGGCGCTTCGGCAGAATAGTCAACAAAGTTTGCAATGTTTTCGTTACGGCGTCGGACGATATACTTTGTTATagccatttatttattatttatgatttgGTTCAGCCATGATATTGAACGATTAATCCTAAATAAAATACGACCTGCAAAAATATTCCAGTCACACGCACATGGAGTcttgtaatattttaattctgGATGGCTTCTTTATGGggtaaatttgcaaaattccaGTCGAACTTCCGAAACGTACAGTTGACCAGAATCGCAAAATGTCTGTCTATCGCCACCTCGGAAGACTGATTTAATTCCGTGACTTCTTGTTACGAACCGAACTACGCATCTCTGAATGAAAAAACTGACTGATCTCATGCTTCGTGAATACTGATATTAACGAGTCTCGATAGCAATGCAAGACCGTCTTCAAGACACGAGATCATATCTTATGGATCCGCGGACGTATCTTGGGTGTTAAATGCGGCTGATATCGAACGATAGTGCTGCAGAAAAGTTTATGAAATATGGATGAACCGGATACCTTATAGCCAAGACGATTATGTGCAATTGGCGGTAGTGATTCGCATATCGGATCGTACGTTTTCTATCTAAGAATAAGTATGTGAGCTTCGACCTGGGTGAACACCAAGTTCTCGGAGTAATGGAAGTAAATGCTCTGTCTTATACTCCTCCGTTCCGTACAGAAGATGTCCTGAATTTTTCTGAAGATATGCAATAAATACTTTGCAgatgttataaataaattatttcctacgatttacaaaatatgacACAGATGTTAGGAAATTTACTGATTCTTTCTGAGAAGGTTCCGATATTCTAGGAAAAACTACTTTGTGAAGACTATACTTTGTAGCAGAACCGATTTCGAGGGGAGAGGGGAAATGAAAAGACAAAAGGGGTTGTGCAAGATcttcaaatgaataaaaattttccacttcAGGGACTTCAATGGCGGAAATTGTACAAACGCTCTGAACTATAGACACCTTCAGAATGACTTCAACTTTTCCAGCTATCAAATTAACTGATCGATCTCATAGATTTTAAATCATGAACTTCTAGTttgcattaaaatttttatatgaaCGAGCTTAAATACTTCATAGTTCGATCTTATAGTTCTGTGGTCGTAATCAGTTGTGGCATACTTTCCACTATAAGTGAAGATCAACGGTGGCTATATGACATGACACGACTTGGTTCGATTATTCACAATCAACGACTTGGAACAAATAAACTAttgtatttttaaagaatagaaaaaattattaacccGGTATTAACACGTAAGTGGTTCGAGAATTAAATTAATGATATATACTGCTGAGTTAATAATTGCAAGTGTAAATATCGGGGTTCAGGAATATTCCTAGCCACGTAATCTTACCCTAAGGTGTGAAATTACCCAGGCCTCTACATCGGCCTTGGACTAATCTTGCTGCACCCTTGCAACGCTGAAGGTGTCGCATTAAAAATTCACGTGAGACGTTCCAGCAAATCCATTTCATGGCACCTTAGTTTTAAACTATAGCTTCTGTTGAACTTGGGAAAACTGTTTATTCTTCACGGTCGAAGAAAATTGATGTCAATTTTATATAGAGCTAGTTCCATTTGCCTTTCAGAATCGATGATTCCttgtcagtttttttttttccaaaaaccaATGTTATCAtcttgtgaatttttatttcatattttacgcTGTTAAAGATATTCGATGTATCTTCAAGTTCATCTTCACGTATGTACGAGATGGTGGaagtttgacattttttttgaatttctaccAAATTATGGGGTAGTAAACACAATTTGgcattttatattcaaatcgGGGCGTTGATGGTCGAAACGGTGTTTTACTCAGTGAAGGAACATAGATTGAAACATCTTGAAATAATGTTCAGGAATCCAAATttcacaagaaaacaaatagcATGAGGCAAGAGGCAATCCGAATTAATGGTCTTATTGTTTCAAATCTGTAATTATGGTTTTCTTTTGATTCAATTCTGAcgcaatttgatttttctccaATCAGTCATATACAATTTCATCTTTATCCATTCCTATGAGATTCTTAAGTAcatatatgaaaaaatgaaacaatccAGCTCAATTTATCACAATTAAACATAAAAAACATCAAATGGGTAAAAATCACTGTAAAAGTTTCGCTCGACTTAGAAAACCCTTTTTGAAGTTACGAAAACTTGGgaaatattacatatattttgaTGCAGATATAGCTTGTCTAGCGCTAACATGATGAGTTTGAAGTTTGATTCACTTACAACCGAACTTCATACagtttatacaatattttattattaaagcaattaaaaaaatgttttcaaaactttgaCATTATCTTCATCAAAGGCGCTTAACTGATGATCAAGACTTACCGAAGAAGTACACAACGCCGCCGGTAAGAACGAATTGGGCACAGGCCAGGATCATGTCCAGTCGATAATAAAGATCGCCACAACGTTGTAATCGTAGCTTAACTCACTCTTGATCAATATAGTTTCGATACCTAAACTGTCAATAGACATCATCAGGAgtcatttcgaaaattcttcaTCACCGCGGATAGCCCAAGTCTCTTCAACGCGGTGACTTCatcaacataacctcaaaagCGGCACGTAACCAGCACACAATTTTGCTATCAGAATACTTCCAAGATACACGTGATTTTGAGAATTCGCATTCCTGGGTGTATGGCAGATAAAAAGGGTAAGGCAACAGAAATCCGTTGACAAATAGTCAATGTTCATAATAATACACACTAGAGGACCAATTCTATTCCTCTCTAATCCTCGTTGCTATTGCAGGCATCTACAGGCGCTCAAATACCTCAGCGAAGCAATCCCACGATGAGTTTCAACGGGTCTAAGGATCTCGTCGAGGAGGGTGACGTAGTGATCTTGTATATTGCGCCATCCAACATGCATTCCTTGGAAGTGACTCCGAAGACATTGAATAAGAAAGGCATTTTGGTTGAAAATGTATTTCAAACTGTTTACGGAGCTCTCAAAGTTGCCTCCTTGGTTGGCGCTAAATACGGTGCCAAGGTGGACCTATCAAGGGGGTGGGCCTACGTCTTACAGCCTACTTCAGACCTCTGGACATTGACTCTGCCGCATAGGActcaaataatttatacaccaGACATTAGTAACATAGTTTACCTGATGGAACTCGAACCTGGAGACACTGTGATAGAAACAGGTTCGGAAATTCAGTGTACCACACATTAATATGAATATCTTCATGATTTTTACTACATtccaacaaattttcataccCCAAATTTTGTTAAACAGGAACGGGAAGTGGTTCCTTGTCGCATGCTTTGATCAATGCAATAAAACCTCACGGTCATTTGTACACCTTTGATTTTCACGAACAACGAGTATCTGTGGCTGACATCGAGTTTAAAAGGCATGGATTAGAACGCTACGTTACTGTCGAACAGAGAGACGTTTGTCAGACAGGATTCGGAGATGCATTAGAAGGCAAAGCCAATGCTATATTTCTTGACTTACCACATCCATGGTTAACCATTGAACATGCAACGAGATGTTTTCGGAAATCAGGTAAGTTTTAACTTTGTTTGTGTTACCtaggtaaaaattttactgaaaaatgtttattaagacacgtaaaaatttaaaacaccTTTCCTTTTTCAGGTGGTAGACTCTGTTCCTTTTCGCCATGCATAGAA includes the following:
- the Lap1 gene encoding erbin isoform X2, with translation MGSAWWQCAACLRTQEEDICELQLNHCNLYDVPPDVFIYERTLEKLFLDANRIKDLPRPLFQCHELRVLSLSDNEVGTLPPAIASLINLEHLDLSKNTIKELPDSIKECKNLRSIDISVNPFERFPDAITHIVGLRELYLNDAYIEYLPANFGRLSSLKTLELRENNMMTLPKSMSRLVNLQRLDIGNNDFTELPEVVGDLINLTELWIDGNDIRRIPTNIEQLVRLNHFDCTMNAVHLMPSEIQGWRDISIMNLSSNEIYQLPDSLCYLQTVVTLKIDDNQLNALPDEIGQMSSLEELIVTKNFLEYLPPSIGLLRKLHCLNADNNYLRSLPPEIGSCSALSLLSLRSNNLSKIPPELGHLASLRVLNLVNNCIKFLPVSMLNLNCLKALWLSDNQSQPLVPLQQEFNCEEDIMVLSCFMLPQKPRQDIEQMEQPVGPLAGTVPGSGRRICFAAEVESEGPRQLHRAPTPYPKELRNLARHARNLHHQSNYNQQSNLEPETTIREAIVTKATASLSILSNSGSLPHQSPSGKNFHPPSTPDGSRTSNHYHNNDACEVEANRVYSEESSDEANKIVLAEEKSPDIREAKCIRNPSSEYIKQPTVADYVNSTWKPDEYSKANIAKIIESEKFAEPYRSTPINGDKGINHFGIDGFKVNDVPPLPPPYHIAAAFSKKAMLFQQINNATTEPQILPSKVSSLSSLKFDQPLNLVNQNNKAITSPGKEKSFNRSKNDNTNAAIYANELSEMQVDIIEKTVMDKRVSVDTVDNPLVEIEETLNSSDLLSENDQSLRPSKIPILKQKYFDDDSLNKYTNSVETNDSYKSLSLSSTPTSPITGKKYRVPLSSRTKPVASSKKFDNGLLSGKNESESRNVNEIDQQLMDKYSMKSNSSNNLKDDVKSLDKRNDNLENNHSLIYTLDDNLPVSNKCAVKIQNDTIISGRNTSTVTSKSFDNANASINAKSKIPTLTNSPSPERKPRLKWMFGPHKNANVFPVQVRKNPGLGFSIAGGVAGAETETPTAGGGWEY
- the LOC124220157 gene encoding sensory neuron membrane protein 1-like isoform X2 — its product is MKSRVAQSEPRGVHPRKYTQVALVEGTDMREFWKKLPFPYVFKVYLFNITNAEGIENGEKPHLQQVGPYVFYEWKEKLNLVDDEEADTVEVNYKNTWYFQPSESNGLTGNEELIYPHLAILSTILVTMIEKPQMISVAAKAVDSIYKKPTSIFMKAKAMDIMFNGIPIDCTVKDFAGSALCAILKSDTRNLHVVGEDMYKFSLFGKHNDTIREGRVKVTRGVKDPKKIGYVVEYKNETIQTVWNGDECNAFEGTDTTVFHPGLYKDENMIVFGIDLCRKMVGRFSKPTKVAGFKTNQYLFDLGDQSTVPEEKCYCLNPDNCLKAGALDLYTCKGTPIIATHPHFYLGDPSYLKNVTGLHPVKEDHEMVVEFEPFTGTPVLSRQRIQLNMFIFPIPKFKLMKNFPYALLPLVWIEENVDLTPDLIKRVMLVFHVLTGVSCFKWILLLGGLALGGAAGGLEFKRRQLEKKLEITPVAPAPGSTDSSKNSADVKKWPVNISTLQPAAVPASIDDRN
- the LOC124220157 gene encoding sensory neuron membrane protein 1-like isoform X1; translation: MRLPIKLGIGAGVMIFVSVLTWVSFPPFIRSQLRKQVALVEGTDMREFWKKLPFPYVFKVYLFNITNAEGIENGEKPHLQQVGPYVFYEWKEKLNLVDDEEADTVEVNYKNTWYFQPSESNGLTGNEELIYPHLAILSTILVTMIEKPQMISVAAKAVDSIYKKPTSIFMKAKAMDIMFNGIPIDCTVKDFAGSALCAILKSDTRNLHVVGEDMYKFSLFGKHNDTIREGRVKVTRGVKDPKKIGYVVEYKNETIQTVWNGDECNAFEGTDTTVFHPGLYKDENMIVFGIDLCRKMVGRFSKPTKVAGFKTNQYLFDLGDQSTVPEEKCYCLNPDNCLKAGALDLYTCKGTPIIATHPHFYLGDPSYLKNVTGLHPVKEDHEMVVEFEPFTGTPVLSRQRIQLNMFIFPIPKFKLMKNFPYALLPLVWIEENVDLTPDLIKRVMLVFHVLTGVSCFKWILLLGGLALGGAAGGLEFKRRQLEKKLEITPVAPAPGSTDSSKNSADVKKWPVNISTLQPAAVPASIDDRN